The following are encoded together in the Equus przewalskii isolate Varuska chromosome 14, EquPr2, whole genome shotgun sequence genome:
- the LOC139075552 gene encoding OTU domain-containing protein 6A-like isoform X1 — protein MVRRHHLEKKELQARPRSDRKGRKQLLLDVAGLEATTEPRHQQELEKLQKNFPDDSNLDSVTEDLAKMDLEAQPPRLSRAQRRRERRGGVRGSGPSFAVTRERSLPPSWRPRLERWRRSSWRPLHVPRRPRPAGVLGNGEPAAPPADGLRKHGGGDFRPFFSDSENGDADSRDDFLGSCDIVRARRGEARSAEGLSRVLRAPIEGIQAHSPVPVPGRSTPTRRGSSAPCASPDPGSAAPRLFQALLGPMVLRSPPPVLSPSPPPPLELKPPLRLLTTRSLQKASRDVQRLWKLPGSS, from the exons ATGGTACGACGCCACCACCTCGAGAAGAAAGAGCTGCAGGCCCGACCCAGGAGCGAccggaaaggaaggaagcagctgCTCCTCGACGTGGCCGGTCTTGAGGCCACAACGGAGCCCAGGCACCAGCAGGAACTAGAGAAGCTCCAAAAGAATTTTCCTGATGACAGCAACCTCGATTCTGTCACTGAAGATCTTGCCAAGATGGATCTCGAGGCCCAGCCGCCCCGCCTCTCAAGGGCACAAAGAAGGCGCGAAAGACGGGGCGGCGTGAGAGGATCCGGGCCCAGCTTCGCCGTGACCAGGGAAAGAAGCTTACCGCCATCCTGGAGGCCACGACTCGAGAGATGGAGGAGATCCAGCTGGCGGCCACTGCACGTGCCGCGCCGTCCAAGACCAGCTGGTGTCCTTGGGAACGGGGAGCCCGCGGCGCCGCCCGCCGACGGCCTGAGGAAGCACGGCGGCGGCGACTTCCGGCCCTTCTTCAGCGACTCCGAAAACGGCGACGCCGACAGTCGCGACGACTTCCTGGGTTCCTGCGACATCGTGCGAGCGCGTCGTGGGGAGGCCCGCTCCGCCGAGGGCCTGTCGCGCGTCCTGCGGGCCCCCATCGAGGGGATCCAGGCCCACTCTCCCGTCCCCGTGCCGGGCAGGAGCACGCCAACACGCCGCGGCTCCTCCGCGCCCTGCGCTTCTCCCGACCCGGGGAGCGCCGCCCCGCGCCTCTTCCAGGCCCTTCTAGGCCCCATGGTGCTGCGCAGCCCGCCGCCAGTGCTGtcgccgtcgccgccgccgccgctggaGCTGAAGCCGCCCCTGCGTCTCCTCA CAACAAGAAGTCTGCAGAAGGCCTCCAGGGACGTGCAGAGGTTGTGGAAGTTACCAGGCTCCTCCTAA
- the LOC139075552 gene encoding OTU domain-containing protein 6A-like isoform X2 has product MVRRHHLEKKELQARPRSDRKGRKQLLLDVAGLEATTEPRHQQELEKLQKNFPDDSNLDSVTEDLAKMDLEAQPPRLSRAQRRRERRGGVRGSGPSFAVTRERSLPPSWRPRLERWRRSSWRPLHVPRRPRPAGVLGNGEPAAPPADGLRKHGGGDFRPFFSDSENGDADSRDDFLGSCDIVRARRGEARSAEGLSRVLRAPIEGIQAHSPVPVPGRSTPTRRGSSAPCASPDPGSAAPRLFQALLGPMVLRSPPPVLSPSPPPPLELKPPLRLLIAGPSS; this is encoded by the exons ATGGTACGACGCCACCACCTCGAGAAGAAAGAGCTGCAGGCCCGACCCAGGAGCGAccggaaaggaaggaagcagctgCTCCTCGACGTGGCCGGTCTTGAGGCCACAACGGAGCCCAGGCACCAGCAGGAACTAGAGAAGCTCCAAAAGAATTTTCCTGATGACAGCAACCTCGATTCTGTCACTGAAGATCTTGCCAAGATGGATCTCGAGGCCCAGCCGCCCCGCCTCTCAAGGGCACAAAGAAGGCGCGAAAGACGGGGCGGCGTGAGAGGATCCGGGCCCAGCTTCGCCGTGACCAGGGAAAGAAGCTTACCGCCATCCTGGAGGCCACGACTCGAGAGATGGAGGAGATCCAGCTGGCGGCCACTGCACGTGCCGCGCCGTCCAAGACCAGCTGGTGTCCTTGGGAACGGGGAGCCCGCGGCGCCGCCCGCCGACGGCCTGAGGAAGCACGGCGGCGGCGACTTCCGGCCCTTCTTCAGCGACTCCGAAAACGGCGACGCCGACAGTCGCGACGACTTCCTGGGTTCCTGCGACATCGTGCGAGCGCGTCGTGGGGAGGCCCGCTCCGCCGAGGGCCTGTCGCGCGTCCTGCGGGCCCCCATCGAGGGGATCCAGGCCCACTCTCCCGTCCCCGTGCCGGGCAGGAGCACGCCAACACGCCGCGGCTCCTCCGCGCCCTGCGCTTCTCCCGACCCGGGGAGCGCCGCCCCGCGCCTCTTCCAGGCCCTTCTAGGCCCCATGGTGCTGCGCAGCCCGCCGCCAGTGCTGtcgccgtcgccgccgccgccgctggaGCTGAAGCCGCCCCTGCGTCTCCTCA ttgcaggtccttctagttga